From a region of the Microcoleus sp. FACHB-831 genome:
- a CDS encoding fibronectin type III domain-containing protein, translated as MNNLSTSIHQKVRVGAIAICAVVLTTSTAYAWPRPKCTGNDRGIGSVSVTGTSSSQVGLEWSSPGESFIRVKVCFKESWDLANKCKTTSKYPQNPLTRDYSSPAKLDYITISGLKNKECYKFAVYGVNGSINPPLIGEVKAKTN; from the coding sequence ATGAATAACCTGTCAACAAGTATTCATCAAAAAGTTCGTGTAGGGGCAATTGCAATCTGTGCTGTAGTACTTACTACATCTACGGCATATGCTTGGCCTCGTCCGAAGTGTACAGGCAATGATAGAGGTATAGGATCTGTATCAGTAACAGGTACGTCAAGTAGCCAAGTTGGATTAGAGTGGTCTTCTCCAGGAGAGTCATTCATAAGGGTAAAAGTTTGCTTTAAAGAATCCTGGGATTTAGCAAACAAATGCAAAACTACATCTAAGTATCCACAAAATCCATTAACTAGAGATTATAGTTCGCCTGCAAAATTAGACTACATAACCATCTCAGGTTTAAAAAACAAGGAGTGTTATAAATTTGCTGTTTACGGCGTTAATGGTTCTATCAACCCGCCTTTAATTGGTGAAGTAAAGGCAAAAACCAATTAA